DNA sequence from the Halobacterium sp. DL1 genome:
GGCCGTGGCGGCGCTGGCGAACCACCGCGACAGGCCGAGACGCTCGACGCGGTACAGCAGCGGGATGAGCAGGTAGGCGACCGTCCCGGCGAAGAAGACGGTGCCGACGACCGCGCCGAGCAACAGCCCAGAGAGCACGAGCAGCCCTCCGAGGAGCACGGCGAGGACGGCGTTTCGAGACAGTGGCACACCCGGAGTACCGAGAGGACCGACAAAAGCGTTGGCTCCCGCCGGTGGAAGCGACGCGTTTTTCTACCACAGGATGTAACAACCGAGTAATGAAACGCCGAGAGTACCTCAGGGCCGCCGGCGCGGGCGTCGTCGGACTCGCCAGCGCGGGCTGTCTGGAGGTCGGCGGGAGCGAGCCGTCCGGACCGCTGACTATCGCCACGTACGACTCGTTCTTCGGCGACGAGGGGACCGCGGGGCGGTGGCTCAAGGACCAGTGGGAGGCCGACCACGACGTCGACGTCGAGTTCACCGCGCCGAGCAACGGCATCAACGAGTTCATCCAGCGGAAGAAACAGGGCGCCACCATCGAGGCCGACCTGTTCCTCGGGCTGAACACGCCCGACCTCGTCCGGGTCGACCAGGCGCTCCCGGACACCGCGCTCTTCGACGACCTGCGGGGGGACCTCGACAACGACGGCGACATCAAACCCGAACTCGAGGTCGACCCGGAGAACCGCGCTGTCGCCTACGACACGGGGTACGTCACGCTCGTCTACGACGGCACCGAGACCGAGAACCCGGAGACGTTCGACGCGCTCCTGGACCCAGAGTACGAGGGAGCGCTGCTCGCCCAGAACGCCCAGTCGAGCGACCCCGGCCTCGCGTTCCTCCTCTGGACCATCCACCAGAAGGGGGCCGACGGCTACCTCGACTACTGGGCAGGGCTCGTCGAGAACGACATCCGCATCCTCGACGACTGGCAACCCGCCTACGACGCGTTCCTCAACGGCGAGCGCCCCATCGTCGTCTCCTACTCCACCGACCAGGTGTACTACAACGAGGAGGACCAGCTCCCCCGCCACCAGGTCGGCTTCCTGAACGACGAGGGGTACGCGAACCCGGAGACCGTCGCGCGGTTCGCTGGCGCCGACCGCGCGGAGACGGCCGCCGAGTTCGTCGACTTCCTGTTGACCGACGAGGCACAGCGAAACGTCGCCGTGAACAACGTCCAGTTCCCCGCCACGACGACGGCGGAACTGCCCGAGGAGTACGCCCAGTACGCCTACGAGCCGCCCGAGCCGGTGACGTTTACGTACGAAGAGCTCGCAGGGAACGTCGAGGAATGGACAGAATCGTGGGCACAGCAGGTCGCGAGCAACTGACGGCGGCCGCCGACCGGCTGGGACTCGGCGCCGCCGTCGAGCGACTGGGGCTGCGCGCGGCCGGCCTCCTCACGCTCGTCGTCCTCGGCGTCGTCTTCTACTACCCCGTCTGGTCGGTGTTCGCCGAGGCGTTCGGGAGCGCCGCCGCCCCGGTCCGCGCGGTGCTCACCTCGGAGTTCTACGTCGGCGCAGCACACGGCCTGTTCACCGACCCGCTGGGGGTGCCCGCCGACGTCCTGGCGTGGCTCGCGAGCGTCCGTTTCCGCGTCGCGTGGACGGGTCTGCTCCCCGACGTCTGGGTGACCTATCCGCGCGTGCGGAAGGGGCTGTTCGGGTTCACGACCTACCAGGCCGCGCTCTCGACGCTCGCGAGCGTCGTCCTCGGACTCCCCGGTGCGTACGTCCTCGCGCGCTTCGAGTTCCCCGGGCGGCGCACGCTGAAGGCCCTGACCATCCTCCCGTTCGTCCTCCCCTCCATCATGGTCGTCGTCGGCTTCGTCGCGACGTTCGGGCAGTTCGGCACCGTCAACGACCTGCTCGCGGGCCTCGGCCTGGGGCGCGTCCAGATGCTGTACACGCTCGAGCTGGTGGTGCTCGCCCACGCCTTCTACAACGCGCCGCTCGTCACGCGGATGGTCGGGACGGCCTGGGAGAACGTCGACGCGAGCGCCGTCGAGACGGCGCGCTCGCTCGGTGCGAACCCGTTCCGGGCGTTCCGTGACGTCGTCGCACCCCAGTTGGTGCCGGCGCTCGCCGCGAGCGCGGTGCTGACGTTCGTGTTCACGTTCATGACGTTCCCCATCGTGCTCGCGCTCGGCGGCCTCCAGCTCGCGACCGTGGAGGTGTGGCTCTACGCCCGCGTCCAGCAACTCGACTACGAGACGGCGGCCGCTCTCGCTACGCTCGAGACGCTGTTCTCGCTCTCACTGACGTACGTCTACCTGCGCTACGAGGCGCGCCGGGCGGCCAGCGGCACGAACAACCCGCTCCCGCGGAGCCGCCTCCTCGACGCCGACACCGTCCGGGAGTGGCTCGTCCGGGCGGGCA
Encoded proteins:
- a CDS encoding ABC transporter substrate-binding protein; the encoded protein is MKRREYLRAAGAGVVGLASAGCLEVGGSEPSGPLTIATYDSFFGDEGTAGRWLKDQWEADHDVDVEFTAPSNGINEFIQRKKQGATIEADLFLGLNTPDLVRVDQALPDTALFDDLRGDLDNDGDIKPELEVDPENRAVAYDTGYVTLVYDGTETENPETFDALLDPEYEGALLAQNAQSSDPGLAFLLWTIHQKGADGYLDYWAGLVENDIRILDDWQPAYDAFLNGERPIVVSYSTDQVYYNEEDQLPRHQVGFLNDEGYANPETVARFAGADRAETAAEFVDFLLTDEAQRNVAVNNVQFPATTTAELPEEYAQYAYEPPEPVTFTYEELAGNVEEWTESWAQQVASN
- a CDS encoding sulfate ABC transporter permease, with the translated sequence MDRIVGTAGREQLTAAADRLGLGAAVERLGLRAAGLLTLVVLGVVFYYPVWSVFAEAFGSAAAPVRAVLTSEFYVGAAHGLFTDPLGVPADVLAWLASVRFRVAWTGLLPDVWVTYPRVRKGLFGFTTYQAALSTLASVVLGLPGAYVLARFEFPGRRTLKALTILPFVLPSIMVVVGFVATFGQFGTVNDLLAGLGLGRVQMLYTLELVVLAHAFYNAPLVTRMVGTAWENVDASAVETARSLGANPFRAFRDVVAPQLVPALAASAVLTFVFTFMTFPIVLALGGLQLATVEVWLYARVQQLDYETAAALATLETLFSLSLTYVYLRYEARRAASGTNNPLPRSRLLDADTVREWLVRAGIAVYGVVVAFVFLAPLASMVLASFGGAADPTLEWWRFLVERQSGSRTQPSTAVWNSLLFGVGALALALPMGVVVAAFSARGGRGRKVADAVLMAPIAVSGIVVGFGMLQSLVFGVELFGVRISVVGPAVVVAAHAVAGYPFVVRNVAPMLSSVDQRLVESARALGASRGRALWDVELPLVWPGVLAGAAFAFAISIGEFDATVLLASDGTYTMPVALKRYLVDRTAGPSVGPAAAMGTVLLIVTAASFVVIDRVGGRYRP